From one Raphanus sativus cultivar WK10039 unplaced genomic scaffold, ASM80110v3 Scaffold3093, whole genome shotgun sequence genomic stretch:
- the LOC130506305 gene encoding uncharacterized protein LOC130506305 yields MPCSWNSFTLDRIRGAVALHRSRGGTRPCVNDGSYVFAPSRRRRRSRKDKGIAFEASSGNGELPRYDPDFTTENQGVPPPGDFFDELPPAFSRDESLDNEERDKVTAEGARLVNEAVRVWNASIDGSFRTARLARFKAEETEREFAKYRLEVEEQKRRQAEVQARALVRAERSGRRRAAAELNRRAEIFSTEFEAYKEAQDFVGDFRECRGSVGTLHKMQREGFSLSGELAAMDGSMRICANAESFVPPIEGRIRELWNPIQVSEDTADVGAGLNAGDGGEEVDQPDSSFGISLTDCYAFDYNL; encoded by the exons atgccttgttcctggaactcctttactcttgaccggattcgaggggcggtcgcgcttcaccgatcgcgaggcggtacgcggccttgtgtcaatgatggatcctacgtttttgccccttcaaggcggaggcggagatctcggaaggataaagggattgctttcgaggcctcgtcgggaaatggtgagctgccgagatacgatcctgacttcactacagagaatcagggtgttcctcccccgggtgacttctttgatgaactccctccggcgttttcccgtgacgagtctttggacaacgaggagagggacaaggtgactgcggagggtgctcgcttggtcaacgag gccgtgagagtgtggaacgcatcgatcgatggaagtttccgtactgcccggctggcccgtttcaaagcggaggaaacggaaagggaattcgccaagtatcggttggaggtggaggagcaaaaacgccggcaagccgaggtccaggctcgagccctcgttcgtgcggaaaggagcgggcggagaagagctgccgccgagctgaaccgaagggccgaaattttctctaccgaattcgaagcgtacaaagaggctcaggactttgtaggcgattttcgcgagtgtcgtggttcggtcggtactctacacaagatgcagcgtgagggtttctctctttccggcgaacttgccgcgatggatggctcgatgagaatatgcgctaacgccgaatcctttgttcctccgatcgaagggagaattcgagagttgtggaatcctatccaagtctcggaagatacggcggatgtaggcgcgggtttgaatgcaggcgacgggggtgaagaggtcgaccagcccgactcctcgtttggaatatctctaaccgattgttatgcattcgattataatttgtga